The genomic segment GCGCTCAGATCTTGTGTCTGAGCAACAGACCCAGCCCTTGGTGTCTGTTGTGTGGGTGTTGGCTACTTAAGATGTCGTGCAGGGGGGCTCTGGCAAAACAGTTTGGCATATGGGCCAGTCAGTTCAGATGGCAGCAGCAGGCTCTTTCCAATGCAGTGTCTCCAGCATTCTTCCTCTTGCCTACACTGCTGCTTCCTTCTGTTTTCTTCACACCCAAGATACACTCTCTCCAGTTGGTTTCCTTGCTGCACATTTAGAGCTGTTCCAGGACTAGGAAGAGGGGtcctgggctggaggtggggcccccACATGCTGGCTCTTCACTCCCAAGTGTGGGATACATAGCTGAAGAACTGAAAGTGGGAACTCTCTCTTCTCTGGTGCAAGTCTCATTTGACCTCAGCCCAGGCTGCTCCCATCCCCTTTGTCCTCCTTTTTTCTGGGCATTAGCCCCCCAGGACCGGTTTCTTTAGGGCTGAGGAGGCCTCTGATATGCCCTGAGGGCTGTTACTCACCAGGTCTGTCCAGTTCTGGAAGCCGTGTTGTGCTTTGTAAGCATCTTCCTTCTTCCTGCTCTGAGCTAGGGTGTGGAAGGCTGCCGTGAAGGGCTGTTGAAAAAGGGTGGGAGTGCCCCTGCAGGGGCAGCGTGGTGCTTGGCGTGTGACAATTTCTCAGCATGCCATCTGCTGCTGCCTTTCCTTGGGGGAGTCCAGGAGCCCCTGCCTTTGGTCACGGAACATATGGCTGGAGAGCCGTGTTGCTGAGTGCTCTCTTGGTGCTGATCTGGGACAGGAATGTCAGTACCGCTCCTCTCCAAAGCCCCAGAGGAGTGAGAGCAGCTGGCCCCCTTGCACTCACCCCACTCCGCTAGTCCCTCTTCTGGTCTTCGCTCTGGCACTGGTTTGGGTGGggctgtttgtatttttttttcttttttccttttttttttttttttttttctggctacaAAGAaaagcaatctttttttttttcttttctgagctAGTGTGTTGTATCTTGACATGTTCCCTTGCAATATCCCTATCGTTATATATTCCTCTGTGCCGTATGAATTGGCTGGGAATCTCCTCCTCAAACAACCATGTGAATTTCCAAACCAACCAATGCGTGACGCTGGCTGCTGCGCTGGTTTGAAAATCTGATTGGCTGGTGAATGGTGAATTCCCTGTCTGCCTGGGCCAGCAGCGGAGTCGACAGAGCAGCAGAAGGGCCAAGAGTGTGGAGGACGACGACGAGGGGCATCTGATCTATCGCGTCGGCGACTGGCTACAAGAAAGATGTACAGCCAAATCGTAACATAATTTAGCTCTCTAGTTAAGCTCGCATCGCAGTCACAGATCTGTCTTatctttctgttctgttttgttttgattgttttaaagagcgcccccttccttccctcttcccctttTGTTAGAGATAATTTTCTATTTGGCGTTGTTACCAAAGTGCCAGGGAAGCAGGGCCGTTGCCTTGTGCAGCTGGTGTCAGCCTTCGGCTGCACTGGTGTCTCAAGCTGTGTGCAGGTTAGGTGTTGCAATGCATTCTCCTCTGCCTTGTGTATGCATTACACCCaggttctgctcattccctcatggccatttctctctctccctctcagatGAGATCATTAGCACCCTAGGAGAAGGCACGTTCGGCCGAGTGGTGCAGTGCATAGATCACAGGAGGTAAGCATGCTTGTGTGCTGGGTGGGCAATCAACTTGATGGCTGTGTAAAGGCTGAGTGaatctgtggggagaggagtcctCTCATGCCTGGATTCCAGTTCCCATTCAGCATGGATCTGCAGGGATTCTGTGGTGTGGGATATAGTGGTAGGTCTTGTGACTGTACTGGGGTTAGCCTGCACTGCCCGACTAGCCAAAGGTGGAGCTGCCCAAGTGTCTGCTGGACTCAGCTAGCCCATGACACTCCTTCCTGGGACACAGGCTCAGTTCAGCAGTGACCTTGCTTTCTTTCTGCCTCTCCTTAGGGGGGGTGCACGCATTGCCCTGAAAATCATTAAGAATGTGGAGAAATATAAAGAGGCAGCTCGGCTGGAGATCAACGTGCTGGAGAAAATCAATGAGAAGGACCCAGAAAATAAGAAGTGAGTGTCTTGCTCTGGTGGGGCAAGGGAAGCAATGCAGTCCTAGCCCCTGTGCACTCTAATTCCTAGTGAGCCACCTGGCAAGGAGTGTGAAGGCAGTACGATAGTGGCCTGCCACCCAGGGGTGTGGTGGGCTTGGAGTCAGCCTGGACTGTTCTGTGGAGACACAGCGAAGGGAGGGAACACTGAGGGTGGATGACTAGGACTGCCTCCAATGGGATTGTCTCCTCTCAGCCTGTGTGTGCAGATGTTTGACTGGTTTGATTACCATGGCCACATGTGCATCTCCTTTGAACTGTTGGGACTCAGCACTTTCGACTtcctgaaggacaacaactaccTGCCCTACCCCATTCACCAAGTGCGGCATATGGCCTACCAAGTGTGCCAGGCTGTGAAATGTGAGTGTCCACCACACCCCTCCCTGACACGACAGGATGGGCGTTCCCTGGGCCCTCTATGCCAGCTCTGCATCTGAAAGACCAAGGACATCCCATTATGGGAAGAGGCTCCCTTCTGCAGATTGCAAGGCTGAGCTCTCCTTTACCTATCTCTGTGAGAGCAGTAATTAGGTGGGATAGAGACAGAGCTGCCATGCTTCTGGGGGGTTTCCTTCCTGTGTGTGATGCTTTACCATCCCCCCCGCCTCCAGGCCAGAGCAGCATCTGACAATGTAAACCACCTTCCCTGACCCCTGCAACTAATGTTGGTGTCAGCTGAGTTCAGTGGACTCTGACTCTGATCCTGATCATGTTTTCTCCCCAGTTCTGCATGACAATAAACTCACTCACACGGACCTCAAACCCGAGAACATACTCTTTGTGAACTCCGATTATGAGCTCACCTATAACCTGGAAAAGGTAATGGGGCTTCCTTTGCCTGAAGGGGCTCCTGTAAGATATTCTGGCATCCCCTGACTCTACAGTCAGATAGGAAGGGGAGGGTGACTTTTGTTTTCCTGGTGGGAGCATACTAGTGCATTGTGCTATCAGAGAGCACTGCAGAACTGTTTCCTGCCCCTGGTATGTAGATGGGACAGGACTGATAGGGTTCAGTCTCTGTTCAGGCCCTCATTGTCATAAGAAATACCTGCATCTCCTGTAAACAGACAGCAGTGCCCCCGGGTGCTCCAGGAGCTGGTGAGTGCAGGCTTGATGCTTGTGGGTTGGTAGCAAACGAAGGACAAGTTCAAGGCCTAAAGATGCTCCTCCAAAGCAATCCACTTTTGCGGTGCCCTGCCATGCAAGGGGCTGAGGCCACCTGGTGAAACTCCTGTGTTAACTGGTGCCTTCTCTCCCCTGTCCAAGAAGCGAGATGAACGGAGCGTGAAGAGCACGACCATCAGGGTGGTTGATTTCGGCAGTGCAACATTTGATCATGAGCATCACAGCACCATTGTCTCCACCAGGCACTACCGGGCCCCAGAGGTCATACTGGGTAGGTATCACTGGCTctgtgtgctgggctgcaggatgcTGTCTCCTAGGTCCCTGGGGTCATTCTCAGTAGGTGCCATGAGTTCTGCCTGCTGAGCCATGGCCTGTCTGCCTTCCCTGCCTCGCTGTTTTTCTGGAAGTGCCTGCATATGCACAGAACTTGGCCTTCAGTGCAGGCTGTGAGCATGCTGAGTGCCGCTTGAGATGTAAATCTCAGAGAACAGGAGGTTTGCAGCTCTTGTGCAGTGATGCCACTTTGTCTCTGACAATATCCCCTCTGCTTTGTAGAACtcggctgggcccagccctgtgaTGTTTGGAGCATCGGCTGCATTGTCTTCGAGTATTATGTGGGCTTCACCCTGTTCCAGGTGAGAGTCATGCCCTTGCTCTAAAACCTGCTGTTAAGTGAATGGAGGCAAACCCTCCCACTACTGTTTCGGAAAGTCCAGGCCTGGAAGTGCGTGCATGCCGTCTACTGCTGCAGTCAGCAGTGCACTGGGTGTCGAGTGGCAGCTGGGAATCACACTCTGACTGcaacagaggccatgtctacactagccaaaaacttcaaaatggccatgcaaatggccatttcgaagtttactaatgaagtgctgaaatacatattcagcacctcattagcatgtgggcagccgcagcacttcaaaattgacacggctggccactgcgcggctcgtccagacagggatccttttcgaaaggacaccgcctacttcgaagtccccttattcctatgagcagatgggaataaggggacttcgaagtagccagggtcctttcaaaaaggagccccgttgggacaagccatgcggcggcgagccgcattaattttgaagtgccgcggccgcccacatgctaatgaggcactgaatatgtatttcagcacttcattagtaaacttcgaaattgccatttcaaagtttggggctagtgtagacacggcctgagagagagctgtgctagtttatatactatcaaaacaaaaaagcagtccagtagcactttaacaaaataattttaggtgatgagctttcatgggacagacccacttcttcagatcatagcccaaccgcaacagactcaatatttaaggcacagagaaccaaaaatagtaattaaggtagacaaatcagaaaaatattatcaaggtaagcaaatcagagagtagaggggcagaagagggggtggaggggggtcaagaattaggtaaagccaagTGTGcgtaagagcccctataatgacctagaaaattcccacccCAGTTCAGACCAcaggttaatgtgtcaaatttgaatataaaagaatttggcagcctctctttccaaactgctgtgaaaattcctccttAATATTTCcacactaacacgtggtttgaaccaggatgggaattttctaggtcattataggggctcttatgcacacttggcttaatctaattcttgactctcttccccccccatgcccttctgtgctcttatttgctcaccttgatgataattttctgatttgttaatcttgattactacttttggttctctgtgccttaaatattgagtcttttctggtatggctatgatctgaagaagtgggtctgtcccacgaaagctcatcacctaataaattattttgttagtgctactggactgcttttctgtgaCTGCAGTAAGAGGTTGAGGCATCCTAGCACCAGTGACCTGGAGAAttcccagagctgtgcagagaagCAAGAGTCTCCTTCCTGCTGTTTATGAGCTGGGTCAATCTGTCTTCCAGACTCATGACAACCGGGAGCATCTGGCCATGATGGAGAGGATCCTGGGTCCAATTCCTTCTCGGATGATCCGAAAGACTAGGTGAGAGGCTGGCTgatgctgcaggacctgctgtttTGTTGTCCTTGCCTCTTTCTCTGTGTTTACACTGCTGTTCTATAATAATGGGGCCAAGCCACTTCTAtaacccccctgccctgcgtTGTCTGGGTGGGTGGGTCTCCGCACTAGTTCCTTGCAGTCGTCGTCATCGTCAGtaacaactgtgggctcagcgccctttggtgtctgatgcctctcttgctatttccttccatctttccctatccagtacaGAATTgtttagtttttgtagactagctctgtaccAATCCTACTACATCgactatccattctctgtggagtctgcctctcctgttcgaaccgtccgttatgctgaatactagggtcttgattttttcattcGCTGCtctttctgcaaatatgtccaaatagttgtagcttccattttataaccttgtgcagcaggttctctttcagctgtatcttcctgtatagttcctcattggtgaccttctgcatccatcctattctcagaatctttctataacaactccttttgaatgccagtattcttctttttgaatctttcattatcgcccatgtctcacatctgtacaacatgctgctgaatacacgttttcaagatgcccagctttgttcctaagctaattgctttgcttttctagatcttatccattgccttcaaactcgctcttgctttggctattctagtcgctatttccttcttacagtctagatcatatgttatgttgctccccagatatgtgaacttcatGATGGGCTTATCTAGGTCTCTTCTGCTGTAACAATGTGTTGCCTCTTACCCTGGCAGGAAGCAGAAGTATTTCTACCACGGCCGCCTGGACTGGGATGAGAACACCTCTGCAGGGCGCTATGTCCGGGAGAACTGCAAACCACTGCGGGTAAGGCAGGTGCTCCcacccagggcacccctcccttcccatggGAACTCTTAATGCTTACCCCAGCTCCTGAGAATTTGTACTCTGTAGCCTATGTACATGGCTTCTTAAGGAAACTTGGAACAGAGTTGGAGGTTGAGAATGGAAGATAGAGGCAGTGTTGGGAGCACAGCCAGAAGACTGGGAACAGGAGTTGGGGACCAGGAAGCCCTTGAGGGGAGGTACCTGCAAAGGAGAAACGAGAGCTGGACAACACATGCTTGTTGAAATGCACTCCAGCTTTGGTGCCTTCTAGGTCCTGAGCCTTAACTGGTGTCTTTTCCCCTGGCAGTGTGCTGGGAACTCCCAGCTGTGGTGCAGCAAGGGTGGTAGCCATCTAGTCTCTTTCCCCTCACCTCTCCCTCTCATTTCCCCAGAGATACCTGACATCTGAGGCTGAGGACCACCACCACTTCTTTGACCTCATTGAGAGCATGCTGGAGTATGAGCCATCAAAACGCATCACCCTGGCTGAGGCACTCAAGCACCCCTTCTTCGACATGCTGAAAACAGAGTCAAGCACAAAAATGTGGGACTCAAGCAGAGATGTCAGCCGGTGATACTGCTGGTGCCCCATCTCTCCTTAGATTCTAGCCCCCGTGGAGGCATATGTGATTTCTATTTGGACACTTGGTGCTTTTTTATACAAGAAACCCCCAATCAAACCCCTGGACCCTTTTATTACTAAGTAAGGCTGTTAATATGTGAGTGTAAATAGCCCAAATCTGTATCTGCCTTTTGAATTCCATGTACCCAACCTCCTCCTGCTGTCATTAGTCCTATGTCTATATTGTGAATACCTCTGATCATGTTACTTTGTCTCCtgttctctcccctgccctctccagggctcccagctgttcGCAGCTCATCTGGTTCTTTGTAAGTTATGAAGCTGGTGGGGTTGcatgtgaatttttttttggggtgtggggggggggattgATGTCATAGCCTGCCCCCACACCAGAGTTTTATATGAATTTTGTACAGTCTGTGAAAATAAATATGAAGTGAATTAAACTTCTTGGCCCTCCTCCTGGTCTGCATCTGGACTAATGAGGACTCATTGTGCTGCCTTCCAGTGCCCTAGGATTGAGGGGCGCattccccatcccaggagatggGATGTGTGGTGCCTGTAGCATTAGCCTAAATGTACATATTCACCCCCAGAGCTTTGCCAATTCCCTGGAACTAGAGGTTTGCTTCTGTGTTGTATTGTGTAGTAAATGTAACCATTGGTAGTTCTTTTTGACTCTCTGCTGTTGTGCATCAGCTGCACACACTGCTGCTGCGGAGGGTGGGAGTCTGTTTGTCCCAGCAAGAAGACATTGAGAGGAATGGAGCCCTGTGCTGCAATCTGTTCTGCTTAACCCAC from the Carettochelys insculpta isolate YL-2023 chromosome 30, ASM3395843v1, whole genome shotgun sequence genome contains:
- the CLK2 gene encoding dual specificity protein kinase CLK2 isoform X2; amino-acid sequence: MPHSRRYRSSERSSRGSYHERYRSRKHKRRRTRSLSSSSERERRHRREGSYHVRSRSYDDHSSDRRAYNRRYCDSYRRNDYSCEQGEAYFDAEYRHSFEYRHSRDHDGSYRSCKSSRRNKRRRRRRRSRSFSCSSSRSRQSSRRAKSVEDDDEGHLIYRVGDWLQERYEIISTLGEGTFGRVVQCIDHRRGGARIALKIIKNVEKYKEAARLEINVLEKINEKDPENKNLCVQMFDWFDYHGHMCISFELLGLSTFDFLKDNNYLPYPIHQVRHMAYQVCQAVKFLHDNKLTHTDLKPENILFVNSDYELTYNLEKKRDERSVKSTTIRVVDFGSATFDHEHHSTIVSTRHYRAPEVILELGWAQPCDVWSIGCIVFEYYVGFTLFQTHDNREHLAMMERILGPIPSRMIRKTRKQKYFYHGRLDWDENTSAGRYVRENCKPLRRYLTSEAEDHHHFFDLIESMLEYEPSKRITLAEALKHPFFDMLKTESSTKMWDSSRDVSR
- the CLK2 gene encoding dual specificity protein kinase CLK2 isoform X4 — protein: MPHSRRYRSSERSSRGSYHERYRSRKHKRRRTRSLSSSSERERRHRREGSYHVRSRSYDDHSSDRRAYNRRYCDSYRRNDYSCEQGEAYFDAEYRHSFEYRHSRDHDGSYRSCKSSRRNKRRRRRRRSRSFSCSSSRSRQSSRRAKSVEDDDEGHLIYRVGDWLQERYEIISTLGEGTFGRVVQCIDHRRGGARIALKIIKNVEKYKEAARLEINVLEKINEKDPENKNLCVQMFDWFDYHGHMCISFELLGLSTFDFLKDNNYLPYPIHQVRHMAYQVCQAVKFLHDNKLTHTDLKPENILFVNSDYELTYNLEKRDERSVKSTTIRVVDFGSATFDHEHHSTIVSTRHYRAPEVILELGWAQPCDVWSIGCIVFEYYVGFTLFQTHDNREHLAMMERILGPIPSRMIRKTRKQKYFYHGRLDWDENTSAGRYVRENCKPLRRYLTSEAEDHHHFFDLIESMLEYEPSKRITLAEALKHPFFDMLKTESSTKMWDSSRDVSR
- the CLK2 gene encoding dual specificity protein kinase CLK2 isoform X1 translates to MPHSRRYRSSERSSRGSYHERYRSRKHKRRRTRSLSSSSERERRHRREGSYHVRSRSYDDHSSDRRAYNRRYCDSYRRNDYSCEQGEAYFDAEYRHSFEYRHSRDHDGSYRSCKSSRRNKRRRRRRRSRSFSCSSSQRSRQSSRRAKSVEDDDEGHLIYRVGDWLQERYEIISTLGEGTFGRVVQCIDHRRGGARIALKIIKNVEKYKEAARLEINVLEKINEKDPENKNLCVQMFDWFDYHGHMCISFELLGLSTFDFLKDNNYLPYPIHQVRHMAYQVCQAVKFLHDNKLTHTDLKPENILFVNSDYELTYNLEKKRDERSVKSTTIRVVDFGSATFDHEHHSTIVSTRHYRAPEVILELGWAQPCDVWSIGCIVFEYYVGFTLFQTHDNREHLAMMERILGPIPSRMIRKTRKQKYFYHGRLDWDENTSAGRYVRENCKPLRRYLTSEAEDHHHFFDLIESMLEYEPSKRITLAEALKHPFFDMLKTESSTKMWDSSRDVSR
- the CLK2 gene encoding dual specificity protein kinase CLK2 isoform X3 — protein: MPHSRRYRSSERSSRGSYHERYRSRKHKRRRTRSLSSSSERERRHRREGSYHVRSRSYDDHSSDRRAYNRRYCDSYRRNDYSCEQGEAYFDAEYRHSFEYRHSRDHDGSYRSCKSSRRNKRRRRRRRSRSFSCSSSQRSRQSSRRAKSVEDDDEGHLIYRVGDWLQERYEIISTLGEGTFGRVVQCIDHRRGGARIALKIIKNVEKYKEAARLEINVLEKINEKDPENKNLCVQMFDWFDYHGHMCISFELLGLSTFDFLKDNNYLPYPIHQVRHMAYQVCQAVKFLHDNKLTHTDLKPENILFVNSDYELTYNLEKRDERSVKSTTIRVVDFGSATFDHEHHSTIVSTRHYRAPEVILELGWAQPCDVWSIGCIVFEYYVGFTLFQTHDNREHLAMMERILGPIPSRMIRKTRKQKYFYHGRLDWDENTSAGRYVRENCKPLRRYLTSEAEDHHHFFDLIESMLEYEPSKRITLAEALKHPFFDMLKTESSTKMWDSSRDVSR